The following nucleotide sequence is from Cetobacterium somerae ATCC BAA-474.
TAGCAGCTTCTACTGATCCAGCATTTAAATCTGGCATCTTAGTTTCAGCGATTTCTCTTAATTTAGCTGTATTTATAGTTCCAGCTACTTCTTTTTTAGAGTTTTGAGCTCCTGATTTAACTCCTGCAGCTTTCTTTAATAAGTCAGATGCTGGTGGAGTTTTTAAGATAAATGTGAAAGATCTGTCGTTATAAACAGAGATTTCAACTGGGATAATCCATCCTGCTTTATCTTGAGTTTTTGCATTGAACGCCTTACAGAATTCCATAATGTTAACTCCGTGTTGTCCTAATGCTGGTCCTACTGGTGGAGCAGGGTTAGCTTTTCCAGCAGGTAATTGTAGTTTTATTAATCCGATTACTTCTTTTGCCATTGTTTAAATTACACCTCCATAAAATTGTGGTATTGATCTTGCGATCTCCCACTGGCTTAAATCTATTTAATTAAGCCTTCTCTACACTGTTAAGATCAACTTCAATAGGAGTCATTCTTCCAAACATCTCCATCATTACCTTAACTTTTCTATGTTCCATATCGATTTCTGCAACTTTTCCTTCTTGGTTTTCAAAACCTTCAGATAGAAGTTTTACATAGTCTCCTACTTCATAGTCAACTTTTATAACTTCTTTTATTGCTTTCTCATCCTCATCATTTTTGTATCCTATAACAGAGAAGATATTTTCTACTTCATCATCTTCCATTGGAATTGGATCAGATCCTACACCAACGAATCCTGTTACACCATTAGTATTTCTAACAACATACCAAGCATCTGAGTCTACTCTAAAGTTAATTCCATCTCCACTTTCCT
It contains:
- the rplK gene encoding 50S ribosomal protein L11, producing the protein MAKEVIGLIKLQLPAGKANPAPPVGPALGQHGVNIMEFCKAFNAKTQDKAGWIIPVEISVYNDRSFTFILKTPPASDLLKKAAGVKSGAQNSKKEVAGTINTAKLREIAETKMPDLNAGSVEAAMNIIAGSARSMGIKIED
- the nusG gene encoding transcription termination/antitermination protein NusG, whose protein sequence is MEKSLVKKWFMIHTYSGYEKKVKTDLEQKIETLGLSNIVTKVLVPEEETIEERRGKKKVISRKLFPGYVMLEMEATREESGDGINFRVDSDAWYVVRNTNGVTGFVGVGSDPIPMEDDEVENIFSVIGYKNDEDEKAIKEVIKVDYEVGDYVKLLSEGFENQEGKVAEIDMEHRKVKVMMEMFGRMTPIEVDLNSVEKA